In the genome of Nitrospinota bacterium, one region contains:
- the trxB gene encoding thioredoxin-disulfide reductase: protein MYDCVIIGGGPGGMTAAIYATRARLNTLVLEKLGVGGQIALSDIIENYPGFPSLSGGALMKHFEDHARGLGVEIKFAQVDKITVSGDTRVLETSEGAIETKSVIICTGAEPKKLGFTGEEEFTGRGISTCGTCDGPFYKNKPIAVIGGGDTAVKESIYLSRIVSKIYHIHRRDRFRAEKIQQERVMQRENIEFLWKHTAVEALGDQSGITGLRVKNVETGQARDLKVDGIFVFTGITPNTGFVDCEKDAQGFIKTDAAMRTSIPGVFAVGDCRVTELRQVATAVGDGAIAAMKAEEYVSELEGRAYGKAPA, encoded by the coding sequence CCCGGTTGAACACCCTTGTGCTCGAAAAGCTGGGCGTGGGGGGGCAGATTGCTCTTTCGGACATAATAGAGAACTATCCTGGCTTCCCTTCCCTTTCCGGCGGAGCCCTTATGAAGCATTTCGAGGACCATGCCCGCGGACTGGGGGTGGAGATCAAGTTCGCCCAGGTGGACAAGATCACCGTTTCGGGCGACACCAGGGTGCTGGAGACAAGCGAAGGCGCCATAGAGACCAAGTCTGTGATCATATGCACCGGGGCGGAGCCAAAAAAGCTCGGCTTTACCGGCGAGGAAGAATTCACCGGGCGCGGGATATCCACCTGCGGCACCTGCGACGGGCCGTTTTACAAGAACAAGCCCATCGCGGTGATCGGCGGAGGGGACACGGCGGTGAAGGAGTCCATATACCTTTCCCGCATCGTCTCGAAGATTTACCACATCCACAGGCGGGACAGGTTCCGGGCGGAGAAAATCCAGCAGGAACGGGTGATGCAGCGGGAGAACATCGAATTCCTGTGGAAGCACACCGCCGTGGAAGCCCTTGGCGACCAGTCCGGGATAACCGGCCTTCGCGTGAAGAACGTGGAGACCGGCCAGGCGCGCGACCTTAAGGTGGACGGCATTTTCGTTTTCACCGGCATCACACCGAACACCGGATTTGTGGACTGCGAAAAGGACGCGCAAGGTTTCATAAAGACCGACGCGGCGATGAGGACTTCCATACCCGGCGTTTTCGCCGTGGGGGACTGCCGCGTCACCGAGCTGCGCCAGGTGGCCACCGCCGTGGGCGACGGCGCCATCGCCGCGATGAAAGCGGAAGAATACGTTTCCGAGCTTGAAGGGCGCGCCTATGGCAAGGCGCCGGCATAG
- a CDS encoding class I adenylate cyclase: MSEPDYGRNLKTWRTYNAIRIKRALEINPEQGRLAFFAVPYLLHTNHPSLPGYIANGEAVTGIYLYTPGEEEEKVLRRYFPNYSFRTVEAQRTRGKLAIESLLIMGSIGTVAQTKLSDFDYWVVVDETKLSAQDKTTLGMKIAAIEKWAVEQKMEAHFFITDVNKAKANDFGATDKESSGSSQALLLKEEFYRTAIMVAGKDPLWWVLPPGMDPAAYEVHKKAMIHGGDVAENDVVDLGNTSPIPLGELFGALLWQFNKAMISPHKSALKMALMESFIMAGGGAELLCDTLKKLVHDGHDSEDLTDPYLLMFERIYRFYMEWDRKAALASLEKCFFLKCFENANSAAQGAGTFKDRLMAQCIKKWAWDRGTIAEMGGFKNWDFQSSAKLASSLHGFMLEVYKNLTDRISTQPNVKHIITDTDLTVLGRKLFAIYSKKPGKIEYLKRVKDEATHLEAISFAAAIKRGSKPVWGVYKDNITSMAAKGMSIDHLYLNKGADPVELAMWLVHNRIFHKNSFLYFIPNQTPVSLKDIQTIIEKMTTLFPYVALADLKKEELMAKAKVRKILLVVNLLTDRWKKDIDTIQLVHYTSWGEYYCETLGHHSGLLRLLELLNDTPPDFFVSDSAKFDIYVPPGENQVRLKRQITDFISQKFTPLKRKALSLS, encoded by the coding sequence GTGAGCGAGCCTGATTACGGACGGAACCTGAAGACGTGGCGGACCTATAACGCCATCAGGATCAAAAGGGCCCTGGAAATCAACCCTGAGCAGGGAAGGCTCGCCTTTTTCGCGGTGCCGTACCTTCTCCATACGAACCACCCTTCCCTTCCCGGCTACATAGCCAACGGCGAGGCGGTGACCGGGATATACCTTTACACCCCCGGCGAGGAAGAGGAAAAGGTGTTGCGCCGCTATTTCCCCAACTATTCGTTCAGGACCGTGGAGGCCCAGAGGACCAGGGGGAAACTGGCCATCGAATCGCTGCTTATCATGGGCTCCATCGGCACGGTGGCCCAGACGAAGCTGTCCGACTTCGACTATTGGGTGGTGGTGGACGAGACGAAGCTTTCCGCGCAGGACAAGACCACGCTGGGGATGAAAATCGCCGCCATCGAGAAATGGGCGGTGGAACAGAAAATGGAGGCCCATTTCTTCATCACCGACGTGAACAAGGCGAAGGCCAACGATTTCGGGGCGACGGACAAGGAATCGTCCGGATCGTCCCAGGCGCTATTACTCAAGGAGGAATTTTACAGGACCGCCATAATGGTGGCCGGGAAAGACCCGCTATGGTGGGTGTTGCCTCCGGGGATGGACCCGGCGGCGTATGAGGTCCATAAAAAGGCGATGATCCACGGCGGTGACGTGGCTGAAAATGACGTGGTGGACCTGGGGAACACCTCCCCCATCCCGCTGGGCGAGCTTTTCGGGGCGTTGCTCTGGCAGTTTAACAAGGCGATGATAAGCCCCCACAAGTCCGCTTTGAAAATGGCGCTGATGGAAAGCTTCATAATGGCCGGCGGCGGCGCGGAGCTTCTTTGCGACACGCTCAAAAAGCTTGTTCACGATGGGCACGATAGCGAGGACCTGACGGACCCGTACCTTTTGATGTTCGAGCGGATATACAGGTTCTACATGGAGTGGGACAGGAAGGCGGCCCTTGCCAGCCTTGAAAAGTGCTTTTTCCTGAAGTGTTTCGAGAACGCCAACAGCGCCGCGCAGGGAGCGGGGACCTTCAAGGACCGGCTAATGGCCCAGTGCATCAAAAAATGGGCGTGGGACAGGGGCACAATAGCGGAAATGGGGGGCTTTAAGAACTGGGACTTCCAAAGTTCCGCCAAGCTGGCCTCTTCGCTCCACGGCTTTATGCTGGAAGTGTACAAAAACCTCACCGACAGGATATCCACCCAGCCCAACGTAAAGCACATCATCACGGACACGGACCTGACGGTGCTCGGCCGCAAGCTTTTCGCCATATACTCCAAAAAGCCGGGGAAAATCGAGTATCTCAAAAGGGTGAAGGACGAGGCGACCCATCTTGAGGCCATCTCCTTCGCTGCGGCGATAAAGCGGGGGAGCAAACCTGTGTGGGGAGTGTACAAGGACAACATAACCAGCATGGCCGCCAAGGGGATGTCCATAGACCACCTGTACCTGAACAAAGGCGCCGACCCTGTGGAGCTGGCGATGTGGCTTGTGCACAACCGGATATTCCACAAGAACTCGTTCCTGTATTTCATACCGAACCAGACCCCGGTGTCGCTCAAGGACATCCAGACGATAATAGAAAAGATGACCACCCTGTTCCCCTATGTGGCCCTGGCCGACCTGAAGAAGGAAGAGCTGATGGCCAAGGCGAAGGTGCGCAAGATTCTACTGGTGGTCAACCTGCTCACCGACAGGTGGAAAAAGGATATAGACACCATTCAGCTTGTGCATTATACGAGTTGGGGCGAGTATTATTGCGAGACCCTCGGCCACCACAGCGGCCTTCTGCGCCTTCTGGAGCTTTTAAACGACACGCCGCCGGACTTCTTCGTGAGCGATTCGGCGAAGTTTGACATATACGTCCCGCCCGGCGAGAACCAGGTGCGGCTGAAACGGCAGATCACCGATTTCATTTCGCAGAAGTTCACGCCGCTCAAGCGCAAGGCGCTTTCGTTAAGCTAG
- a CDS encoding AbrB/MazE/SpoVT family DNA-binding domain-containing protein codes for MKTLVSERGQVVIPKKIRDSIHLDKGDELEVEVSGETIILKPVRRFKARKWRDYAGIGEGIVDSHLRDRKKEKADEDVYP; via the coding sequence ATGAAGACGCTTGTTAGCGAACGAGGGCAGGTTGTCATCCCGAAAAAAATACGGGACTCGATCCATCTGGACAAGGGGGACGAACTTGAGGTGGAAGTCTCCGGGGAGACGATCATCCTGAAGCCTGTGAGGAGGTTCAAGGCCAGGAAATGGCGGGACTACGCCGGGATCGGTGAAGGGATAGTGGACTCGCACCTGCGTGACAGGAAAAAGGAAAAAGCGGATGAAGATGTTTATCCTTGA
- a CDS encoding type II toxin-antitoxin system VapC family toxin: MKMFILDSYALLCLFDRKRKSEKEAVIKRLEDAEKGRIKLYMSKMNEGEVFYKLYKYLGAPIAVGFREDLKRGLFPLNVVPVNDRRVEEASVIKAKYPVSYADAFCIELAKDMDLPVMTGDPEFQNVGDIIKVAPIL, from the coding sequence ATGAAGATGTTTATCCTTGACAGCTATGCCCTGCTTTGCCTGTTTGACAGGAAAAGAAAATCAGAGAAGGAGGCCGTCATCAAGCGCCTTGAAGACGCGGAGAAAGGCCGGATCAAGCTTTACATGAGCAAGATGAACGAAGGCGAAGTGTTCTATAAACTATACAAATACCTGGGCGCCCCGATAGCCGTGGGATTCCGGGAAGACCTCAAGAGAGGGTTGTTCCCCCTTAATGTGGTCCCTGTCAACGACAGGAGGGTGGAGGAAGCCTCCGTAATAAAGGCGAAATATCCGGTGTCCTACGCCGACGCCTTCTGCATAGAACTCGCCAAGGACATGGACCTCCCGGTGATGACCGGCGATCCTGAATTTCAAAACGTCGGGGATATAATAAAAGTGGCCCCGATCTTATGA
- a CDS encoding ATP-binding cassette domain-containing protein, translated as MIQLQGIEKSFGSRVLFSDVNWRIKQGDRVGLVGENGAGKTTLLKILAGVDKAGAGEFSRKKGLTIGHLFQEMEDFADGPLLAETLGGRRDLRDLELEIERLTDKIHHATPDEAIALAHDLHDAQEKFEILGGYAVEAEAKGILRGMGFEESDFHKTLTGFSGGWRTRAQLARLLLAGPDILLLDEPTNHLDLESTVWLEGFLKAYKGSIVLISHDRYFMNRLTNAIAELELGKMTVYPYPYDKYVEEKAARAEILENKAARQEKEIARQEKFIERFRAKNTKATLVQSRIKALEKIERVEVMGRTRSIGFSFMEAGRIGKNVVELVDVRQGYGNKIVYDCLNFTLRRGERVALAGHNGSGKSTMIKILAGIVPILDGRIVMGQNVSMRHYAQHQMEALDINKTVLDEVTDNIPLDSIPLARTCLGAFLFRGDDVFKPIRLLSGGEKARVALAKLALTPTNLLLLDEPTNHLDIKSREALEDALVNYPGCIVMISHDRAFISSVANKIVHVENGLLTEYPGGYSYYEAKRAEPAVPPKKDETANAADGKQKSTQKDIRRESAKAREEIGARIGPMKKTLERLERDIAGCEEKIVQLEAALADPAVYTDPAKARDTAAQIAEAGEKNKKLTAEWERTAEKMETIKTGS; from the coding sequence ATGATCCAGTTGCAGGGCATCGAAAAGTCGTTTGGAAGCCGCGTTCTGTTCTCGGACGTGAACTGGCGGATAAAACAAGGGGACCGGGTGGGGCTGGTTGGCGAGAACGGCGCGGGAAAGACCACCCTGCTGAAGATCCTCGCCGGGGTGGACAAGGCAGGAGCCGGTGAATTTTCACGCAAAAAGGGGCTCACCATCGGCCACCTTTTCCAGGAAATGGAGGATTTCGCCGACGGGCCTCTCCTGGCGGAGACCCTTGGCGGCAGGCGGGACCTGCGCGATCTTGAACTGGAAATCGAACGTCTGACGGACAAAATCCATCACGCCACGCCCGACGAGGCCATCGCCCTGGCCCACGATCTGCACGACGCGCAGGAAAAATTCGAGATCCTTGGCGGCTACGCCGTGGAGGCGGAGGCGAAGGGAATCCTGCGAGGCATGGGTTTTGAGGAAAGCGATTTTCACAAGACGTTGACCGGGTTTTCCGGCGGATGGCGTACCCGCGCCCAGCTTGCGCGCCTGCTGCTTGCCGGGCCGGACATATTGCTGCTCGACGAGCCTACGAACCACCTGGACCTGGAATCCACCGTGTGGCTGGAAGGTTTTTTGAAGGCGTACAAAGGCTCCATCGTGCTGATAAGCCACGACAGGTATTTCATGAACCGGCTCACAAACGCCATCGCCGAGCTGGAATTGGGCAAAATGACGGTATATCCGTACCCTTACGACAAGTATGTGGAGGAAAAGGCGGCCCGGGCGGAGATACTGGAGAACAAGGCTGCGCGGCAGGAAAAAGAGATCGCAAGGCAGGAAAAATTCATCGAGCGGTTCCGGGCGAAGAACACCAAGGCCACTTTGGTCCAAAGCAGGATAAAGGCGCTGGAGAAAATCGAGCGGGTGGAAGTTATGGGGCGCACCCGTTCCATCGGATTTTCGTTCATGGAAGCGGGGCGGATCGGGAAAAACGTTGTGGAGCTTGTGGACGTGCGGCAGGGTTATGGGAACAAGATCGTTTATGACTGCCTGAACTTCACGTTGCGGCGCGGGGAGCGTGTTGCGCTGGCGGGGCATAACGGCTCGGGAAAGTCCACGATGATAAAGATACTGGCCGGGATCGTCCCGATTTTGGACGGCAGGATCGTCATGGGCCAGAACGTCTCCATGCGCCATTACGCCCAGCACCAGATGGAGGCGCTGGACATAAACAAGACGGTGCTAGACGAGGTGACGGACAACATCCCGCTGGACTCCATACCCCTGGCGCGCACATGCCTTGGCGCGTTCCTATTCCGGGGGGACGACGTTTTCAAGCCCATCCGGCTTTTGTCCGGCGGTGAAAAGGCGCGGGTGGCGCTGGCCAAGCTCGCCCTCACCCCCACGAACCTTCTGCTGCTCGACGAGCCGACGAACCATCTGGACATAAAAAGCCGCGAGGCGCTGGAGGACGCGCTGGTCAATTACCCCGGGTGCATCGTGATGATCTCACACGACAGGGCGTTCATAAGCTCGGTGGCCAACAAGATAGTGCATGTGGAAAACGGTTTGCTGACAGAGTATCCCGGCGGTTATTCATACTACGAGGCCAAGCGGGCCGAACCGGCCGTCCCGCCGAAGAAGGATGAGACAGCCAACGCGGCCGACGGCAAACAAAAGAGCACGCAGAAAGATATCCGGCGCGAATCGGCCAAGGCGCGGGAGGAGATCGGCGCGCGCATCGGGCCGATGAAAAAAACGCTGGAACGTCTGGAACGCGATATCGCCGGATGCGAGGAGAAGATCGTCCAGTTGGAAGCGGCCCTTGCCGACCCCGCCGTTTACACCGACCCGGCCAAAGCCCGCGACACCGCCGCTCAGATCGCCGAAGCCGGAGAAAAGAACAAAAAGCTCACGGCGGAATGGGAGCGGACGGCGGAAAAGATGGAGACGATCAAGACGGGGAGCTGA
- a CDS encoding KUP/HAK/KT family potassium transporter, whose amino-acid sequence MSKDNQSFKGVIESFGLVFGDIGTSPIYTLTVIILLLKPTAANILGVLSLITWTMTILVSMQYAWLAMSLSRKGEGGAIVLKEILVSLLKTGRSAAVIGFLSFISVSLMIGDGVITPAISILSAVEGLRLIPMFEDIGQEKIVLASMSIAVALFTIQRRGTDKIAGAFGPVMVVWFLALSVSGVVSITQYPQVLKAVNPYYAVDFLSHHGLAGFFILSEVILCATGGEALYADMGHIGAKPIIRAWFFVFIALLLSYLGQGAHVITHPEAKNVLFEMVNHQSAWLYIPFLMVSVMATIIASQAMISGMFSIVYQGISINMFPRMKVDFTSSRLRSQIYIGFVNWFLLLSVLFVMNWFGESSKLAAAYGMAVTGAMTITGIMMTWIFWLNGSKGKSAIAFTVALVDLAYLLACAYKIPHGGYWSFIIASAPLFVILIFKFGQERLYRALRPIDMDLFVEQFKYIYESQSRIKGTALYFIRGVNKVPPYIAHCMFKNGILYEDNVFVSLTVLDIPFGVEAYFRSNPTEGLRIFEIHLGYQEVMEMETILREAGIKEKTIFYGVEEIVTTNFFWKTFSVIKSLSPPFVQFYKLPSNRLHGVVTRVEM is encoded by the coding sequence ATGTCTAAAGACAACCAGTCGTTCAAGGGGGTCATAGAATCGTTCGGGCTGGTGTTCGGTGACATCGGCACAAGCCCGATCTACACCCTCACGGTGATAATCCTGCTGTTAAAGCCCACTGCGGCCAACATCCTGGGCGTGCTGTCGCTTATCACATGGACGATGACCATACTGGTGAGCATGCAGTATGCGTGGCTTGCCATGAGCCTTTCCCGCAAGGGGGAAGGGGGCGCCATCGTGCTAAAGGAAATCCTCGTCTCGCTTCTAAAGACCGGCAGGAGCGCCGCCGTTATCGGGTTCCTTTCGTTCATAAGCGTGTCGCTGATGATAGGCGACGGCGTTATCACCCCGGCTATCTCCATTTTGTCGGCGGTGGAAGGTCTCCGGCTGATCCCGATGTTCGAGGACATCGGCCAGGAGAAGATCGTGCTGGCCTCCATGTCCATCGCAGTGGCGCTTTTCACCATACAAAGACGCGGGACGGACAAGATTGCGGGGGCCTTCGGGCCGGTGATGGTGGTGTGGTTCCTGGCGCTGTCGGTGTCGGGAGTCGTCTCCATCACGCAATATCCGCAGGTGTTAAAGGCGGTCAATCCATATTACGCGGTGGACTTCCTTTCCCATCACGGGCTGGCGGGCTTTTTCATCCTGTCGGAGGTGATATTGTGCGCCACAGGGGGCGAGGCGCTGTACGCCGACATGGGGCACATCGGGGCAAAGCCGATCATCCGCGCCTGGTTCTTCGTTTTTATCGCGTTGTTGCTAAGCTATCTGGGGCAGGGGGCGCACGTGATCACCCACCCGGAGGCGAAGAACGTGCTGTTTGAAATGGTCAACCATCAGTCCGCATGGCTGTACATACCGTTCCTCATGGTCAGCGTGATGGCGACGATCATCGCGTCCCAGGCGATGATAAGCGGCATGTTCTCCATCGTCTATCAGGGGATATCCATAAACATGTTCCCCCGGATGAAGGTGGACTTCACTTCCAGCCGGCTCCGTTCGCAGATATACATCGGGTTCGTAAACTGGTTCCTGCTTTTGTCGGTGCTGTTCGTGATGAACTGGTTTGGCGAGTCGTCCAAGCTGGCGGCGGCGTATGGCATGGCGGTCACCGGGGCGATGACCATCACCGGGATCATGATGACGTGGATATTCTGGTTGAACGGCTCCAAAGGCAAGTCCGCCATCGCGTTCACCGTGGCGCTGGTGGACCTTGCGTACCTGCTGGCCTGCGCGTACAAGATACCCCACGGCGGCTACTGGTCTTTCATCATCGCGTCGGCGCCGTTGTTCGTGATTTTGATATTCAAGTTCGGACAGGAGCGGCTGTACAGGGCGTTGCGGCCGATAGACATGGACCTTTTCGTGGAGCAGTTCAAGTACATCTATGAGAGCCAGAGCAGGATCAAGGGGACGGCCCTTTATTTCATCCGCGGGGTGAACAAGGTTCCGCCGTACATCGCCCACTGCATGTTCAAGAACGGGATACTGTACGAGGACAACGTTTTCGTGTCGCTCACTGTGCTGGACATACCGTTCGGGGTGGAGGCTTATTTCCGCTCCAACCCCACCGAGGGCCTGAGGATATTCGAGATACATCTTGGATACCAGGAAGTGATGGAGATGGAGACGATCCTGCGCGAGGCGGGGATAAAGGAGAAGACGATTTTCTACGGGGTGGAGGAGATCGTCACCACGAATTTCTTCTGGAAGACTTTTTCGGTGATAAAGAGCCTGTCGCCGCCATTCGTGCAGTTTTACAAACTGCCGTCCAACAGGCTGCACGGGGTGGTCACAAGGGTGGAGATGTGA
- the ettA gene encoding energy-dependent translational throttle protein EttA, protein MAGEYIFTISQLTKAYGQKKVLENINLCFYHGAKIGIVGENGSGKSTILKIMAGVDTNFTGMAEPMKGIRIGYLPQEPRLDPKKNVRGNIEEAFTEIKGLIAEYEALSAKMGEPMGDDEMEKALEKMGKLQDRIDAVSGWELDRQVEVAMDAMVLPPDDMDVTKLSGGESRRVAMCQLLLRKPDILLLDEPTNHLDAETVEWLETALREYPGNVIVVTHDRYFLDNITKWILELDNARGIPFEGNYSAWLEQKSARMAQADKQVASLRKHMAAELEWIRSAPGARRTKSKARVKEYDKLAASSKQVDANSLDIQIAPGPQLGGDVVEFCNVNKSYGNNELVSGLNFIVPRGAIVGIIGPNGVGKTTLFRMIMGQETPDSGEIKIGKTVALSYVDQTRDALDGKNTVFTEITGGADNIEIAGRSINARAYVSRFNFKGPDQQKKVADISGGERNRVHLAKLLKRGGNVLLLDEPTNDLDVATLRALEDAIMEFSGCVMVISHDRFFLDRICTHLLVFEGDSKVRWFEGNFAEYEEFHKKELGGREENRRSKYKKLTIA, encoded by the coding sequence ATGGCGGGAGAATATATATTCACCATAAGCCAGCTTACGAAGGCTTATGGTCAGAAGAAGGTGCTGGAGAACATCAACCTTTGCTTCTATCACGGGGCGAAGATCGGCATCGTGGGGGAGAACGGCTCCGGAAAGTCCACCATTCTAAAGATAATGGCGGGGGTGGACACCAATTTCACCGGCATGGCCGAGCCGATGAAGGGGATACGCATAGGCTACCTTCCGCAGGAGCCCAGGCTCGATCCGAAGAAGAACGTGCGGGGGAACATCGAGGAGGCGTTCACGGAGATCAAGGGGCTCATCGCCGAATACGAGGCGCTGAGCGCGAAAATGGGCGAGCCTATGGGCGACGACGAGATGGAAAAAGCGCTGGAGAAGATGGGAAAGCTCCAGGACAGGATAGACGCGGTGAGCGGATGGGAGCTTGACCGTCAGGTGGAAGTGGCCATGGACGCCATGGTGCTGCCCCCCGACGACATGGACGTTACAAAACTTTCCGGCGGCGAATCGCGCCGGGTGGCCATGTGCCAGCTGCTTTTGCGGAAGCCGGACATACTGCTGCTCGACGAGCCGACCAACCATCTGGACGCGGAGACCGTGGAATGGCTGGAGACGGCGTTGCGCGAATATCCCGGCAACGTGATAGTGGTGACCCATGACAGGTATTTCCTGGACAACATCACAAAATGGATACTGGAGCTGGACAACGCCAGGGGGATACCATTCGAGGGGAACTATTCGGCGTGGCTGGAGCAGAAGTCGGCCCGGATGGCCCAGGCGGACAAGCAGGTGGCCAGCCTTAGAAAGCACATGGCCGCCGAGCTTGAGTGGATACGCTCCGCCCCCGGAGCCCGGCGCACAAAGAGCAAGGCCCGCGTGAAGGAGTATGACAAGCTGGCCGCCTCGTCCAAACAGGTGGACGCAAACTCGCTGGACATCCAGATAGCCCCCGGCCCGCAGCTTGGCGGCGATGTTGTCGAATTTTGCAACGTGAACAAGTCGTATGGGAACAACGAGCTTGTCAGCGGCCTGAACTTCATAGTGCCGCGCGGGGCCATCGTTGGTATCATCGGGCCCAACGGGGTGGGGAAGACGACGCTGTTCCGCATGATAATGGGGCAGGAGACCCCCGACTCCGGCGAGATCAAGATCGGCAAGACCGTGGCGCTGTCATACGTGGACCAGACCCGCGACGCGCTGGACGGGAAGAACACCGTGTTCACGGAGATCACCGGCGGGGCGGACAACATAGAGATCGCGGGCCGCTCCATCAACGCGCGCGCCTACGTTTCGCGTTTTAACTTCAAGGGGCCAGACCAGCAGAAAAAAGTGGCGGACATCTCCGGCGGCGAGCGCAACCGGGTGCATCTTGCCAAGCTTTTGAAACGCGGCGGCAACGTGCTGCTTCTCGACGAACCGACAAACGACCTGGACGTGGCCACCCTGCGCGCCTTGGAGGACGCCATCATGGAGTTCTCCGGCTGCGTGATGGTGATAAGCCACGACCGGTTCTTCCTGGACAGGATATGCACCCATCTTCTGGTGTTCGAGGGGGATTCGAAGGTGCGCTGGTTCGAGGGGAACTTCGCTGAATACGAGGAGTTCCACAAAAAGGAGCTCGGCGGGCGCGAGGAGAACCGGCGGAGCAAGTACAAGAAGCTTACCATCGCGTGA
- a CDS encoding NAD-dependent epimerase/dehydratase family protein, which yields MTHIENTFRGKNVLITGGLGFLGGNLAIKLVGLGANVTVMDAMLEGHGGNLFNIEPVKDSVRVNFSDIRDANVTRYLIEGKDFIFHLAGQNDHVKSLTDPFSDIDINIKGAAVLLEECRRYNPAARLVYTGTRGEYGHATRLPVDENAPINPKGIYELSSLTAQMLFKIYHENHGVKSITLRLTNIYGERAQMRHHRFGVANWFIRQALDGKTIKVFGDGLIKRDFLYAQDAVEAMLMCAACEKAYGETFNLGADHVSCFKELAETIVKAAGGGKWEFAPFSKEREKLEPGDFYSDITKIRKVAGWSPRTTLADGVAATIEYYRKYRKHYW from the coding sequence ATGACCCATATCGAAAATACGTTTCGCGGAAAAAACGTCCTGATCACGGGAGGTCTGGGGTTCCTCGGCGGCAACCTTGCTATAAAGCTTGTCGGCCTCGGCGCGAACGTCACGGTGATGGACGCCATGCTGGAAGGGCACGGTGGCAACCTGTTCAACATCGAGCCGGTGAAAGACTCGGTGCGCGTCAATTTCTCCGATATCCGCGACGCGAACGTGACGCGATACCTTATCGAAGGGAAGGATTTCATATTCCACCTGGCCGGGCAGAACGACCATGTGAAAAGCCTCACAGACCCCTTCTCCGACATAGACATCAACATAAAGGGCGCCGCAGTGCTGCTGGAGGAGTGCCGCAGGTACAATCCCGCTGCCAGGCTTGTGTACACCGGCACAAGGGGTGAATACGGCCACGCCACGCGCCTGCCGGTGGACGAAAACGCCCCGATAAACCCCAAGGGCATCTACGAGCTGTCCAGCCTGACGGCCCAGATGCTTTTCAAGATTTACCATGAGAACCACGGGGTGAAATCAATCACGTTGCGGCTCACCAACATCTACGGCGAACGGGCGCAGATGCGCCATCACAGGTTCGGCGTGGCCAACTGGTTCATACGCCAGGCACTGGACGGGAAGACCATTAAAGTATTCGGGGACGGGCTTATCAAAAGGGATTTCCTGTACGCCCAGGACGCCGTGGAGGCTATGCTCATGTGCGCCGCCTGCGAAAAGGCGTATGGTGAGACGTTCAACCTCGGCGCCGACCATGTCAGTTGCTTTAAGGAGCTTGCGGAGACCATCGTGAAGGCCGCCGGTGGCGGCAAATGGGAGTTCGCCCCGTTTTCAAAGGAGCGGGAGAAGCTCGAGCCGGGCGATTTTTACAGCGACATAACGAAAATCAGGAAAGTCGCCGGATGGAGCCCGCGCACGACGCTTGCCGACGGCGTCGCGGCCACCATCGAATACTACCGCAAATACAGAAAGCATTACTGGTGA